The DNA region CTGAGCTATCTCAGTCCACACCCAACCCCATAACCCCAATATCAACCATGATCAACCAGCGGGCCATCCCCTCCGATGCCAGCGAAGAGCTCGCGGCATTCAGATCAAAAGCTCCAAAGCCAAAACCagaacaacccccaccagTCTCAACCCGTTACCCTCATCAAAAACCACATCGTGGTTATGGACCCgcttcacaacaacaacaacaacaacaacaacaacaacaacaacaacaacaacaacaacaacaacaacaacaacaagcacgACCAGAGAAAGAACCCATCCCCATCGATTTTACGGGCTTTGTTCCTAGGGATAAATTCGAAATCTCCACCTCGCTCCCTCGATCCTACTTTCTGGGCCATCACAGCGCCGCCCTCAACAAAATGCGCCAGTCCCTCTCCAACGTGGGTCTCATCCTCGAGCTTCGAGACTTCCGGGTCCCAATCTCCTCTTGGAACCCGGTATTGGAAGAATCGctatcctccacctccgccggtGTCCCGAGATCACGGATTATCGTCTATACCAAACGGGACCTCGCCCCCCCAGCGCAAATGACTCCCCACGGGCGACCGGTGCCGGGCACGCAACCACCGGGGAATGTCGTTCGGGTTTTGAGGACCTTTCACAGGCCGCCGAGGGTGAATAATGTAAAGGACATCATTTTCTTGGGTATGGGGCCTCATGGAGCGTCTTTGCAGCCGTTGCTGGACGGGATAAGGGATGTCGCACGGGAGATGGACTCCCTCACTGGgctgagggtgatggtggtggggatgccGAACGCGGGCAAGTCCACCCTGCTGAACAGACTCAGGAGTCACAGTCTACATTTGGGCAAGGCGGCCAAGACGGGGGCGCAACCTGGCGTGACGAGAAAGTTGGGAACGCCGGTTAGGATTCTTCCCGGGGAGGACTCGGGCGATCCGGAGAGCatggggctgggggagggggttttcATCGTCGACACGCCGGGTGTGTTTGTGCCGTACGTTTCTGAGCCGGAGGCCATGTTGAAGCTGGCGCTGGTGGGGTGTGTAAAGGACGGGATCATTCCTGCTGTTACTGTGGCTGACTACCTCTTGTATCGGTTAAACCTGGTCAGGGAGACGACATACCTGCAaaggtttgggatggggaggccGACGAATGATGTGCATCAGTTTTtgagggcggcggcaagACGGACGGGGAAGTtgaggaagggaggagatgagagTATGGAACATGCGGCCGACTGGGTTATTCAggagtggaggaaggggaatctggggaggttgttgctTGACGAGGTGACTCCCAAGAaactggaggaggcgatggagcTGGCGAGGGAGCCGAGTCTGAGTATGAaccaggcgaggaagagggagaaggtggcgaggaaggagaggaatgAGGCTAAgagggctggtggtggggagagtgCTTGAGGGGTGTGTAGAACGATGAGTTATTGTACGTTTTTGTATACTAGGTGATTGGGTTTCCAATACGGGAACATGCAAACCGATTCTTCGCGTGAAAAGATAATGTCCAAAAGCGACGTTCCCATATGCAGTTTATCTATGTCTCTCTCTATATGCAGCCCACCATATGATCTATCATACACACCACCGTTCCTCGTCACTTTCTTTGTACATTGACCCTCAGTAGAGAGATGCAGTTGCTTTTATACACACAACAGATTTCCTTCCATCACCCCACTCCTTATTTTTCCCCGGCCCCCACCCAGTCCCCAAACcacttcaccccctccttcttcacctccccatcctccccaaccagcacCTCTCCCCTCGCAAACTTCCCCACCGCCTCGAGATACTCCCTTGTCAACTCTTCCAcgctcttctccttgacctccgGCTTCTCAGCCGGCTCAGCCATAACCAGAGCCTCATCGATGGCTTCCACCAAatcagccccctccccaatctccccCATGACCTCCTCCGCTGCCAGGAACCTTTCATCCTCCTGCTCGGCtaccccctcttccacaaccccctccttaGCAGCCTCAACAGGCACCGCATCCAACGCAACCTcactcctcacccccctcctaaACCCCCCGCTAACATGCGTGTATCTCATCCTAAAACCCCCCCACTCACTCATGATCATCCGATGGATCTCCAGTCCCGCAAACATGTAatccatctccacctccccttcctccccttcctccccttccttcccagCAAACAAtctcctcggcaacctcaacccatcCAAACTCGCCGGTGtcgccagcttctcctcccacgGCTTAAGCGTGCTGTCCCTGAGGAACTCAAACATCGGCTCGGCGTGCTCCTTGATCCCTGTCCCCGGGAGATCATAGTACTTTGTCTGATGAAGCCTCACGTCAGAGGGTGattcggggagggggaggtcggcgTCGTGGTCGTTGATCACCGCGCGGAGGTCCTTGAGTTCTTTGATCTCGCGGTGGTCCGACTCGATGCGGACTTCCAAATTGGGGGCCGAAGAGATGAGGGATGGGTCGGTGTCAGGGGCGGGGATGAACCGGAGGACTGTGATCATGTGCCAGAGCCCGGGGTTTTTGAGGTTGGATTCGAGAGACAGGAAACGGACACAGGGCAGGACAGGGGCGAATGTTCGAGGGAGATCGGGGGCCGGAGgggcggtggttgagggggaaacggaggagaagaggacaTGGCCAAAaacggcggtggtgtcggttttggggtggagggacCAGCCGGGGGAGTAGTCGGCTTTGTTGACGGGGAGGGCTTCGGTGCGGTCTTTGAATTCGATGGGGTGGGTGAcgatggaggtggggattgggtttttggtggatgaggttgttgtcgtttggTCGGGGGGGGaaacatcctcatcgtcggtTGCTCGTGTTGATTTTGGTGGGACCTTGTTCGTGGCGGCTGTCCATCTGGCCCAAGACTTGCTGCGCTCGTGCCAGGGGAGCTTGGGACCGCAGTCCACCTCGGGAACAAAGCGAGCCTTGGAGGAAGCCTCGGGGGTTTCAACCAGGGACCGAGAAGCACGAGGGTCCTCACGGTAGGCGTAGCTCAACAGACGGAGCACCTGCTCGCCGTGGTTTTCGGTGACTGCGTCTCGTCCAGGCAGCTGAATCCAGGTGACGAGGATCTTGTCGCCGGACGGGCTACGGCGAATAATGCTGTTTGTCATGGTTTCGACCTGATTCAAAACCGCCGGCTCGATCGCCAGAGGCCCTGGGGTGATGAAGCTGGCGTTGAACTGAACTGTTTTCATGTGGGACAGCAGCTGGTTGAGACGGTCGAGAATCAAGTCAGCAGTGTGTTTGGGTGCGGTGATCGAAAGGTATTGCGAGCTGGGGAACATCTCGATCTGCTTTCCGTTTTTCAACAGGGTGCGCGAGATATCTCTTAACCACCTCTTACCACCAAGGGTCAGCATGTCAAACTCGGCCTTTCGCAGCTTCACATCCAAGTAGCCTTGTCCCTCGAGAACACGGCTGCACGACAGATCCCAGCACATGCGCATCAAACGCAccaccagcttctccttgggagGAGCCCCTTGGGAAACGTAACCCCAAAGCTTTCCATCCAGATCTGGCGGGGTGTTTTCAGCGGCCGCAACCCATGGGCGGATCTCCAAAATCCAGGGAGGGACTGTCGTGTTGGCATCTCCCGGATCTTTGAATTGGCGGGCCGAGTTCCACGTCTCAACATATGCGTTGAGTTGGGGAACCGTGAAACCTTGCATGAGAGTATCCTTGAGCGTGACAAATTCCTCCTCGTTCAGCACCCGCTCGTCTGCCGGTCGCAGCTCGTGAATGTTGAGCAGTATTTCCTCCGAGGTGAGACTACCAGCGCCCCCTTCAAGCAGATTCTGCAACATAGCCGAAGTCTGCCCCAGCTCTAGATCTTTGCCTCCCGTGGTGAGTTTTTCCAGTCGCCTAAGGGGCTTTTTTCGAAGCACGATTGCCGTCGCTGGCTTGCCCAGCATATCCAACCCCAGGTTCTCCCTTTCAGCTTCGACAAGTTGCCCCTTGGACTTCCAGCTTTTCGAGTCTTTCGAGTCTTTGAATTGAGGAAAGGGCCAGTACATGCTCTTGTTTGCGGCATGTTCGCCCGATCTTCTGGATCTGTCGCTCCACGCGGGTGGGTGCTCGCTCCATGCGGCTGGGTTCTCTGGACTTTCGAAACCGCCATCACTTTGGTCTTCTACCAGGCCCTCACTCCAAAGCCGTTGGCCATACTCCTCGATTTCCCGCGCAATATCCTGCTGGATTTCCTGCTGGATTTCCTGCTGAATTTTCTCTCCGCTAGCCTCTGGGCTTCTCTTttgttcctcctcggcagcttcCAGTTCCCATGGGGCTGGCTCGAGGATCCTCTGAattcttttcctcttcttgacTTCTGTCACCTCGACTTCGAAGAAATTTTCCGTCGTGATCTCGGGTTCGTCTTCAGAGCTCGGTTTCGACCCGGACGAAGAACCAGCAGCGTAGCATCGTGAATGCGATCGTTGACGCGAAAGCGGCAAAACGGTATGCCTGGACAGCGCGGGGAGCGAAGAAACAGGTCGACTTCCAAAGTATCTCGACGATCGGTTTGCGACTCTTGCGCCGGTGCCCGAAGCCGACAGAAAACCCGAACCTGCAGCGCCTGCCAACTGAAGCCGGCACCTCAAGCAAACAAAGCTGGCGCTGCCAGTCACCTGTCGCCTGAGCATTTGATTTGgtgttttcctttttccttgAACTTCAAACCCAATGAGAGAAATATCACCGCCAAGAGCCCGTTTCTTTTGCCGTATGTCGAAAAAATTAAGATGTCGCTCTCACCATACCCAGTCGCAACTTCTGCGACAACGAGCACCTTGCAGATTGAATATTTTAGGTGGGTCCTTCACAACGTCCCCAACCCACTTTCCAACTtcccggcaggcaaaaaaccataaaaaaaaaccaataaaaaaaagaaaacaaaggcACATGGGGTCACGTAAAGTAACAGCTGGCGTTTGACGCGCCAAGAATCAATTAAACTATGTTGGACgcgttttccttttccccccaCCATTTTCATTTCATCAACCCCAGAGTCACTGTCTGACATCATCGCCGATACGAACACCCTCTTTGTTAGCCGCCATCAAACCAACCGACAGTCTCATGTATGCCAGTTCCACCGCCCTTCGATGCAGGGATGAGTATATGCTTGAGACAATGCCCAGACTCCAGCAGAGCCGCCGCCAACGGCCggtcgatgaggatgaagatgtcGACATGCATGAGCCACAAGATGATCAATACGCCTCAGATGGTGCTGCCGATGAAATGATGAATGGCCCTCCAAACGAGGAGCTCAGCCAGTTGATAAAAGGATTGGTCCGGTATGCCATCGCATGTGATTTCTCACGGACCCCCATTCGGAGAGACGCCATTAGGGAGAAAGGTTTGtgtccttttttttttctttcttttcttcctgccCCTCCCATGATACCATATATactaaccccctccctccttaGTTCTCGGTACAAATGGCCGGCAGTTCAAAACAGCATTTGCCGGAGCTCAGAAACAGCTCCGAGCAGTTTTTGGCATGGAAATGGTGGAACTTCCAGCTAGGGATAAGAATCTCATGACCACCGAGCAGAAGCGGAAAGCCGCCAAAAGCCAGTCCCAAAAGGAAGCCACATCGAATGCCTACATTCTTACCAACATCCTGCCAGAGGAGCTTCGAACCCCCGCTCTCACCCGGCCCTCAAAGGTCGTGTCCGCCGAAGGTGAAGCAGCGTACACGGCCCTGTACACCACGATCATCTcgctcatcaccatctcggGAGGCGAGCTCAGTGATACCCGCCTCAGGAGGCATCTGGCCCGGCTCAACGCCGCCGAATATATGCCCAGCATGAACCCAAACGATCCTGCTAACCCCACGGAGAAGACCGACGTTGTGCTACAGAGGATGATCAAACATGGGTATCTGGTCAGGATGGTGGATAACAGGGGcaacggcgacgacgacTCTACTACGTGGCATGTTGGACCAAGAGGGAAGGCAGAGGTGCCCAAGGAGTCAATTGCGGGCTTTGTCAGGACCATCTACGGTGGCTCGGACCCAGAGTTGGAGTCAAAGATTCAGATTAGCTTAAAGGGCGTCAAGGAGAGGAAACCGGAGATACgtgagcaggagcaggagcaggagcaggagcagggattgagtgatgaagatgaggtccaggaggacgaggagatgcaAGAGGCCGGACCGAGTAATGGGCAGAGAAGGAGGCATGCGTAAAAAGGAAGGGACACGCATACCATGGAATCAAGGTGTTTTGGCGTCTAAAGGGGTATCATTGTAGAATTCGTCCTATGGGTATTTGCGATCGTCTGGGATTGGCCAGGAGGCCGTACTGTTATCACCTGCAGCGATGATACTGGGAACTGCCAGGGGCGAGCATCCTCCCAGGTGTTGCATCAGCCACCATGAGCGTGTTGGAAAAGAGATGGGCTACTTTGGCTGGCCTGATTGATCACCCCCAACTTGCCCGTTCCTGTGGTGTTTACTCCGTCGTCATGTCGTGCAAATGTGCAAATGTGCAAATGCGATATGAGAGATGCTGCCATCCCTCATTCAGCTTTGGTGTCCACCCATGATCGTATCCTCTTCtctcgctggtggtggtccgGCGGGCTGTATCATTTTCTGTTGTTAGACACGTCAGCACATGCTCTGCTTTTTCAGTGCAACGGGCTCCTGACTCTGATCATCTCGGCGCGCACTTTGGTAACAGGCTCATTCGATGCCAGCGCAATATacgagaggaggggtgggtggccgACGATGCTGGAGTAGGTGTCGCGGTTGATGTTTGTCTTCCACTCCCAACTCGTCGTGTCTGGGTGCCCGGTGCCGATGTACTTGGCCTGCAGCCGCTCGAGCTCTTGTTGGGTACGAAGTTTGTCGGCCTAGCGTGAAGCAATGTTTCGTTAGCGGCTGCATCTTGAGGGACTTGATATTTTGAGGGTTAAGACTTGCCATATTTGCGCActtgttgtggtgttgctgctttgCTGGAGGACTTCGAGTTATGAATATTGCACACAAGAAAGAAACGGAATGCGCTGCGCTTGAGCCGTTGTGACCTTTGCACAACGCGCCTGCCAAGACGAGCCAAGTTCTGGAATGCGCAGGGGCAGGTCCCACGGCAGGCTTGGCATTTCAAGCTCGGTGTGGAGCATGTTCTCTGCAGGACCCATCTCACCTCAAGGTCACTTTGAGGAAGCACTCTCACTTTCAACACACCCATACCAAGCGCATCATTCTGTCTCAGTCAATCAATTACACCATCAGTGGTTACACGTACACATCCCATCGAGAGGGATCATCCGAACTATCGGATCATTACCACGTCTCGTCGGGATTGGGgttcccaaacccccccttctttaCTGCACCATGACCGCCATCCTTCTCCAATG from Podospora pseudoanserina strain CBS 124.78 chromosome 1, whole genome shotgun sequence includes:
- the mtg1 gene encoding Mitochondrial GTPase 1 (EggNog:ENOG503NXC2; COG:S; BUSCO:EOG09262WHU), whose product is MPRISPRAAVRAASKATSELSQSTPNPITPISTMINQRAIPSDASEELAAFRSKAPKPKPEQPPPVSTRYPHQKPHRGYGPASQQQQQQQQQQQQQQQQQQQQQQQARPEKEPIPIDFTGFVPRDKFEISTSLPRSYFLGHHSAALNKMRQSLSNVGLILELRDFRVPISSWNPVLEESLSSTSAGVPRSRIIVYTKRDLAPPAQMTPHGRPVPGTQPPGNVVRVLRTFHRPPRVNNVKDIIFLGMGPHGASLQPLLDGIRDVAREMDSLTGLRVMVVGMPNAGKSTLLNRLRSHSLHLGKAAKTGAQPGVTRKLGTPVRILPGEDSGDPESMGLGEGVFIVDTPGVFVPYVSEPEAMLKLALVGCVKDGIIPAVTVADYLLYRLNLVRETTYLQRFGMGRPTNDVHQFLRAAARRTGKLRKGGDESMEHAADWVIQEWRKGNLGRLLLDEVTPKKLEEAMELAREPSLSMNQARKREKVARKERNEAKRAGGGESA
- a CDS encoding hypothetical protein (EggNog:ENOG503P24N; COG:S), whose protein sequence is MYASSTALRCRDEYMLETMPRLQQSRRQRPVDEDEDVDMHEPQDDQYASDGAADEMMNGPPNEELSQLIKGLVRYAIACDFSRTPIRRDAIREKVLGTNGRQFKTAFAGAQKQLRAVFGMEMVELPARDKNLMTTEQKRKAAKSQSQKEATSNAYILTNILPEELRTPALTRPSKVVSAEGEAAYTALYTTIISLITISGGELSDTRLRRHLARLNAAEYMPSMNPNDPANPTEKTDVVLQRMIKHGYLVRMVDNRGNGDDDSTTWHVGPRGKAEVPKESIAGFVRTIYGGSDPELESKIQISLKGVKERKPEEQEQEQEQGLSDEDEVQEDEEMQEAGPSNGQRRRHA
- a CDS encoding hypothetical protein (EggNog:ENOG503P2PT; COG:S); the encoded protein is MLRRQVTGSASFVCLRCRLQLAGAAGSGFLSASGTGARVANRSSRYFGSRPVSSLPALSRHTVLPLSRQRSHSRCYAAGSSSGSKPSSEDEPEITTENFFEVEVTEVKKRKRIQRILEPAPWELEAAEEEQKRSPEASGEKIQQEIQQEIQQDIAREIEEYGQRLWSEGLVEDQSDGGFESPENPAAWSEHPPAWSDRSRRSGEHAANKSMYWPFPQFKDSKDSKSWKSKGQLVEAERENLGLDMLGKPATAIVLRKKPLRRLEKLTTGGKDLELGQTSAMLQNLLEGGAGSLTSEEILLNIHELRPADERVLNEEEFVTLKDTLMQGFTVPQLNAYVETWNSARQFKDPGDANTTVPPWILEIRPWVAAAENTPPDLDGKLWGYVSQGAPPKEKLVVRLMRMCWDLSCSRVLEGQGYLDVKLRKAEFDMLTLGGKRWLRDISRTLLKNGKQIEMFPSSQYLSITAPKHTADLILDRLNQLLSHMKTVQFNASFITPGPLAIEPAVLNQVETMTNSIIRRSPSGDKILVTWIQLPGRDAVTENHGEQVLRLLSYAYREDPRASRSLVETPEASSKARFVPEVDCGPKLPWHERSKSWARWTAATNKVPPKSTRATDDEDVSPPDQTTTTSSTKNPIPTSIVTHPIEFKDRTEALPVNKADYSPGWSLHPKTDTTAVFGHVLFSSVSPSTTAPPAPDLPRTFAPVLPCVRFLSLESNLKNPGLWHMITVLRFIPAPDTDPSLISSAPNLEVRIESDHREIKELKDLRAVINDHDADLPLPESPSDVRLHQTKYYDLPGTGIKEHAEPMFEFLRDSTLKPWEEKLATPASLDGLRLPRRLFAGKEGEEGEEGEVEMDYMFAGLEIHRMIMSEWGGFRMRYTHVSGGFRRGVRSEVALDAVPVEAAKEGVVEEGVAEQEDERFLAAEEVMGEIGEGADLVEAIDEALVMAEPAEKPEVKEKSVEELTREYLEAVGKFARGEVLVGEDGEVKKEGVKWFGDWVGAGEK
- a CDS encoding hypothetical protein (EggNog:ENOG503P5BZ; COG:A); translation: MMRLADKLRTQQELERLQAKYIGTGHPDTTSWEWKTNINRDTYSSIVGHPPLLSYIALASNEPVTKVRAEMIRKMIQPAGPPPAREEDTIMGGHQS